In the Necator americanus strain Aroian chromosome X, whole genome shotgun sequence genome, GATGAGGGTGTGCCTTTATTGAGTCCTGCTGACCTATCTGTTCGGTTAGGTGCTTTGATTTTGCAAAATAGTCCTTTATGTTTGGAGTCTTAAGATGAAAATGTACGGTTttcgatgaaattttttttctcgaagtggTCCCGCTTCTATCCTTTTCTAgagtttttctaatttcttctcattattctccattttatttttttgtggtgcAATACCTACGAAGAAATTGTTCAGAGCTGCTTggatttcctttcattttgctACGAGAAAGTTTTTGGCTTCAACTTTGAGCTAAATCTTTCCACTCGTCCTGAGAAGTTTCTGGGTGAAATTCAGGTACGATATTGtagtacattttatttcacccTATGATTTATTGAATACGTTATGACTGTTCATGGATTCTAGACGTGGGATGAAGCTGAAGCTATCCTTAAAGATGTTCTGAATGAGTCTGGCAAGCACTGGGAGTCACATCAAGGTGATGGAGCTTTCTACGGGCCTAAGGTCTGCTATTTGGCTTTCTTCCAGACCAGTAGATCAATTATCTGGTATGTTTTGTAGATTGATATCACAATTAAAGATGCTTTGGGACGTAAACATCAGTGCGCAACAATTCAGTTGGACTTCCAGCTTCCTCAACGATTTGACTTAACCTATTTGGAGtgcttttcttatttcttcatgTATTCAGTATTGTGTTTGTTGACCAATTTGTTGGTTTCCAGTGAGAATGGTGAGAAACACAGCCCGGTGATGATCCATCGTGCAGTACTCGGATCAGTCGAGAGAATGATAGCTATCCTGGCTGAGCATTGCGAGGGCAAGTGGCCATTCTGGCTATCACCGCGCCAGGTGAATTCTAAGGGATATTCTCATTTATTCTTGGCTCATTGGGTTATTTTGAGATTGTTTAGGCAAAGATTATTGTTGTACATGAGTCTGTGGATGACTACGCCATGGAAATCAAGAACAAGCTATACTGTCAAGGATTTGAGGTCTTATGAGATATAAAAATTGCACTGTTCTAATCATCATAGATTTGAGGTGGAATACGATCAATCCTGCCCGGACACACTAAGTAGACAGATCCGTAAAGCCTTGCAGACccactttaattttattcttgttGTGGGagcaaatgaaaagaagaatggcACAGTGAATGTTCGAACAAGGAACAACTCGGTACTTCCATGTTACTGTAAGAGGAAATTAACATCACAGAGCAGATTGATGTCATTCAGTGTCGTGGAGAAGTTCATCTGGATGATCTGGTGGT is a window encoding:
- a CDS encoding hypothetical protein (NECATOR_CHRX.G26148.T2): MLETDNSFFSNRSRDPECQEKSCDHRRIGCEQELYFFHPLSPGSAFWYPKGAHIYNKLVKFIRNEYRRRGFNEVITPNIYNCKLWQISGHWEHYSDKIFKLELEHEQFALKPMNCPGHCLIYSSRPRTYNELPIRYADFGVIHRNEMSGSITGLTRVRRFQQDDAHIFCRKDQIGEEMRSCLDFLSFCYEKVFGFNFELNLSTRPEKFLGEIQTWDEAEAILKDVLNESGKHWESHQGDGAFYGPKIDITIKDALGRKHQCATIQLDFQLPQRFDLTYLDENGEKHSPVMIHRAVLGSVERMIAILAEHCEGKWPFWLSPRQAKIIVVHESVDDYAMEIKNKLYCQGFEVEYDQSCPDTLSRQIRKALQTHFNFILVVGANEKKNGTVNVRTRNNSCRGEVHLDDLVVKFRRFEEEHIRDTENSKLSF